The following are encoded in a window of Plasmodium vivax chromosome 10, whole genome shotgun sequence genomic DNA:
- a CDS encoding zinc finger protein, putative (encoded by transcript PVX_080350A) — protein MAANPLGTDTSILDNNLTQIFRDSEEWLTLEYLLQMNVRTSRVRLVQAWHLSPVHLINKFEKRNANKLVLKSFIDVSSLDMDNSIQDVCTRGFSVSRRGLRLSVGNFNIPGFPLTSLDAGRALVNPNELAGEPGATPKAKKTLRNILKHSETVLLSGERSVFEFFLCDVGVGLSLSVSEKDAEMYNRDTVPVEYDSLFIDKQKVSALDDSLTIHYSERDEEQSGGISKGGTNREDQNSERINLALGGDTMASCGVLPHYTFHHEYIIFDNSQLLPRYLIQFECDPSGEEHFSLPLCDYCGNAPSVFFCESDEVKLCAKCDQMIHSQNKLVKKHIRKTLNEAQTISGKCKIHVQQRVSMFCTICHIPICNICVSSHSHMDLCGESFPWLSKKNDAIISLNLAYKAIIKHSAIPSNVVKEEKKKLNDVLKKVDKLYEQVRSNMKDAEKHVYTILEDVIKQLHETTDQKMCAVLSEEYELKRQFCEIAWNENFLYYLQTVLPPADFMNAWLKHCLVREEIERNSGHAERPHALVFPDMCIRGNINVATEESARHAGGKQH, from the exons ATGGCGGCGAACCCGCTAGGCACGGACACCAGCATTTTGGACAACAACTTGACGCAGATCTTCCGAGACTCGGAGGAGTGGCTGACGCTGGAGTACCTCCTACAGATGAATGTGCGGACGTCTAGGGTCCGACTGGTGCAGGCATGGCATCTCTCTCCTGTGCACCtgataaacaaatttgagAAGAGAAACGCGAACAAGTTGGTTTTGAAAAGCTTTATTGACGTGTCGTCTCTGGACATGGATAACTCCATCCAGGACGTCTGCACGCGGGGCTTTTCCGTGTCGCGCCGGGGGCTGCGCCTCTCCGTGGGGAACTTCAA catCCCGGGATTCCCCCTAACCTCGCTGGACGCGGGGCGCGCTCTGGTGAACCCAAACGAGCTAGCGGGAGAACCAGGCGCAACTCCAAAGGCGAAGAAAACCCTGAGGAACATCCTAAAGCACAGCGAAACGGTGTTGCTATCGGGTGAGAGAAGCGTGTTTGAGTTTTTCCTGTGCGATGTGGGGGTAGGCCTCTCCCTATCTGTTAGCGAAAAAGACGCAGAAATGTACAACAGAGATACAGTGCCAGTAGAATATGATAGCCTTTTTATTGACAAGCAGAAGGTAAGCGCATTGGATGACTCGTTAACAATTCATTATAGCGAAAGGGATGAAGAGCAGAGTGGAGGTATCTCGAAGGGGGGGACCAACCGAGAGGATCAAAACAGCGAAAGGATAAACTTAGCCTTGGGAGGAGACACCATGGCATCATGCGGAGTGCTTCCACATTATACATTCCATCACGAGTATATCATTTTTGATAACTCCCAGTTGCTGCCTCGGTATTTAATACAATTTGAATGTGACCCAAGTGGCGAAGAACATTTCAGCCTTCCCTTATGTGACTACTGTGGAAATGCACCCTCTGTGTTTTTTTGCGAATCGGATGAGGTTAAACTATGTGCAAAGTGTGACCAAATGATACACTCCCAAAATAAACTTGTAAAGAAACACATCCGGAAGACGCTAAACGAGGCGCAAACAATATCAGGCAAATGCAAAATACACGTACAGCAACGTGTCAGCATGTTCTGCACCATTTGTCACATCCCCATATGCAATATATGCGTTTCGAGTCATTCACATATGGATTTGTGTGGGGAGAGTTTCCCCTggttaagtaaaaaaaacgatgcAATTATTTCGCTGAATTTAGCTTATAAAGCCATCATAAAACATAGTGCCATTCCTTCAAATGTggtgaaagaagaaaaaaaaaaattaaatgatgtGTTGAAAAAAGTCGATAAATtgtatgaacaagtcaggtcAAATATGAAGGATGCGGAAAAACATGTGTACACAATTTTAGAAGATGTGATTAAACAGCTACATGAAACTACTGACCAGAAGATGTGTGCAGTGTTGAGTGAGGAATATGAGTTGAAACGACAGTTTTGCGAAATTGCATGGAACGAAAATTTTCTCTATTATCTGCAAACGGTGTTGCCTCCAGCCGATTTTATGAACGCCTGGCTTAAGCACTGCTTGGTGCGAGAGGAAATTGAGAGGAACTCGGGGCACGCGGAGAGGCCGCACGCGCTCGTGTTCCCCGACATGTGCATTCGGGGGAACATCAACGTCGCCACGGAGGAGTCCGCGCgccacgcgggggggaagcagcactAG
- a CDS encoding hypothetical protein (encoded by transcript PVX_080355A), translated as MKIVAIHKGDIAPVSNANGDPTRDYHESLPQGYNANDIHGRISRCAKLDAVCPTLGRSWLHAGGANRPQNTTGWVHTGEGDVERETRQTRRNSPWWGRGTNGAPSTECPHNEEEEIAQALPACHFNFSVSKNVITNGGNFRLVKLPNGDHPKSGGKCISNGEGKVPHVYEGGETVGGTDGLPPPDSTISSRSSVRTRGTSHHRENAQKGDNHLERKTNVHSCSSTSTETKGRRVQRGSEHGKRLTQVGHLTLGDAITAASAPHGRGKINVKREQLSGSSQEGALVVGSAGCQPGGELIWKGNEQVEEGKKGKMVGYAKKGSLGNSHARHTNEEESPPVRSLLVFDEITNTWNILWKCGRVSIIKSYSIDVGGSASRHVALNDLQSINNLYGEVTTGEGCVTCEVKWDLMKRKICKMFGEKYFFIVKEGDEMDGRIGGRNAEEMQRDESGMGGESIGEVVAKMGKKLREAQKDGNRVKCEQICTIAHDREGIRGNGLNIERGNVIPFGKLNESPPVKRERERRFMKGEQTGREIAVETGHTGETPTEAPTPNEEERRELLRRRHENKLKEELERKERKLCREEEKEKKNRMREEKKRMREEKKKMKEQERIKRKEERVNLRKMRKLEKWESLERLRRWKRMAKLERMERLGRLGRRERLEREQRLERRERQERQKRQERLDKTERLGLMEKLTSGKPIFSEGKTTKGIPLAGKLNCAPGKDEGSCPDRFTQRGETQCTPDSIASVLNTSHQEDEKKRLFLEKKQKLLKVMQKKVHIQGRVYLDVGYDDESSEDGDSEGGDACHEFGDRAAQRNAGSWVVSWVLYGRTCRKKFPIEDYGFEKARQMAEEYKRERVSFILSSICEYDTYVREVLSVGPAEGGTSCGGSAGSAGSTGSAGSAGSTGSAGSTGSAGSTGSAGSSGESVSEWEARRGGPADSSQLGDRFQPGDRTQRGGPSHVSPPHLVAAQEQLQHRDLIEFCCELLKNPVSEEHWKNKVKWVQNKKSWNIEIVKKEQNKFIREQIYYSEEQYGYIIGKCIAVYDCLNAEHNLLKNYFDVNVKNLQYDNKRHAWKISRYVPNQLNKKNYYFDVGVYGWMYSRKLGLLLAIYLNKRRPLGSDEEVLDRSCPLVRHLQVDSREGGRCPFREHYMGEGHAREVAPTFRDGVKGADDPSSSRRQLGPCKEPPLRCFPSNGIAERTTKRCVRGDEVGSSSSTREGGGSPVSGIAKKPGEELKRGYSNAPYGSPDRASEDGHPAEMDRGDRSDDGDGRDYRDGRDDRNSGDHADSRNERAQRGRKRRKKAEGEEGGAPNSATDDEDATNKRRQSQSEEKKIKNKNTTEDGTDLKKFYETVHHRKYCQLKQMHTCSEKELLSFLSNENDRALFLMEDINIQGQDEYYLVSILENYYYYNLCRKMLKVRKRLSM; from the coding sequence ATGAAAATCGTGGCCATTCACAAGGGTGACATTGCACCGGTTAGTAACGCCAATGGGGACCCCACGAGGGATTACCACGAGAGCCTTCCACAGGGTTACAATGCGAACGATATTCATGGCCGGATCAGCCGTTGTGCAAAATTAGACGCGGTTTGCCCCACATTGGGGAGAAGCTGGCTCCATGCCGGTGGTGCAAATCGCCCACAGAACACCACGGGGTGGGTGCACACTGGTGAGGGCGACGTCGAAAGGGAGACAAGGCAAACGCGAAGGAACAGTCCCTGGTGGGGAAGGGGAACAAACGGGGCACCTTCAACAGAGTGCCCACataatgaagaggaagaaatcgCCCAAGCGTTACCCGCTTGCCACTTTAACTTCTCAGTGAGCAAAAATGTCATCACTAATGGTGGGAACTTCCGATTGGTAAAACTCCCCAATGGAGACCATCCCAAGAGTGGCGGTAAGTGTATATCGAATGGAGAGGGAAAGGTCCCCCACGTGTATGAAGGAGGAGAGACTGTCGGCGGAACAGATGGTCTTCCCCCTCCAGACAGCACCATCAGTAGTAGAAGCAGCGTTCGAACTAGGGGCACTTCCCACCATCGTGAAAACGCTCAGAAAGGGGATAACCATCtggagagaaaaacgaaTGTGCATAGCTGCTCCTCAACGTCAACCGAGACGAAGGGAAGAAGAGTACAGCGGGGAAGTGAACATGGGAAGAGGCTCACGCAAGTGGGGCATCTCACCCTGGGCGATGCGATAACCGCGGCAAGTGCGCCACATGGTAGGGGTAAAATTAACGTGAAAAGGGAGCAGCTCTCAGGAAGTAGCCAAGAGGGAGCACTGGTGGTGGGATCGGCTGGATGCCAACCGGGGGGCGAACTCATCTGGAAGGGGAACGAACAGGTGGAAGAGGgtaaaaagggcaaaatggTAGGctacgcaaaaaagggatcCTTGGGGAACTCCCACGCGAGACACACAAACGAAGAAGAATCCCCCCCCGTGAGAAGCCTCCTAGTGTTCGACGAAATCACCAACACGTGGAACATCCTGTGGAAGTGCGGAAGGGTATCGATTATAAAAAGCTACAGCATAGATGTAGGCGGTTCTGCATCTAGACATGTAGCTCTGAACGATCTGCAAAGTATTAACAACCTGTATGGCGAGGTGACCACTGGTGAGGGTTGTGTCACGTGTGAGGTGAAGTGGGATCTCATGAAGCGAAAAATCTGCAAAATGTTCGGAGAgaaatacttttttatagtCAAGGAGGGGGACGAGATGGATGGAAGAATAGGTGGGAGAAACGCGGAAGAGATGCAGCGCGATGAATCAGGCATGGGGGGTGAATCCATCGGGGAAGTTGTcgcgaaaatgggaaagaagCTGAGGGAGGCACAGAAAGATGGGAACCGGGTCAAGTGCGAACAGATTTGCACCATAGCCCATGATAGGGAAGGTATAAGAGGGAACGGTTTGAACATCGAGCGGGGGAATGTTATTCCATTTGGGAAATTGAATGAGAGTCCACCTGTCAAGcgcgaaagggaaaggagGTTCATGAAGGGCGAACAAACGGGGAGAGAAATCGCCGTAGAGACAGGCCATACAGGGGAGACCCCAACGGAAGCGCCCACACCGAATGAGGAGGAACGGAGAGAACTGCTCCGAAGGAGACacgaaaataaattgaagGAAGAACTGGAGCGGAAGGAAAGGAAGCTATgcagagaggaagaaaaggaaaaaaaaaaccgaatgagggaggagaaaaaaagaatgcgagaggaaaaaaaaaaaatgaaagagcaggaaaggataaaaaggaaggaggaGAGAGTTAACTTGAGGAAGATGAGGAAGCTAGAGAAGTGGGAAAGCCTCGAACGGCTGAGGAGGTGGAAACGGATGGCCAAGTTGGAGAGGATGGAGAGGCTGGGCAGGTTGGGAAGGAGGGAGCGCTTGGAGAGGGAGCAGCGGCTAGAGCGGCGGGAAAGGCAGGAGCGGCAGAAACGGCAGGAACGGTTAGACAAGACGGAAAGACTGGGCCTCATGGAGAAGCTGACGAGCGGGAAGCCGATCTTTAGCGAGGGGAAAACCACCAAGGGGATCCCCCTCGCAGGAAAGCTCAATTGCGCCCCTGGAAAGGACGAAGGGAGTTGCCCTGACCGTTTCACCCAACGGGGGGAGACCCAGTGCACCCCCGACTCCATCGCCAGTGTGTTGAACACGTCACATCAAGAggatgaaaagaaaagactCTTTctggagaagaagcaaaaactGTTGAAGGTGATGCAGAAGAAGGTGCACATTCAGGGGAGAGTGTATCTGGACGTGGGCTACGATGATGAGTCGAGTGAGGATGGGGATagcgaagggggggatgCATGCCACGAATTTGGGGATCGCGCAGCGCAGAGGAATGCGGGCAGCTGGGTAGTCTCGTGGGTCCTCTACGGAAGGACGTGCAGGAAGAAGTTCCCCATCGAAGATTACGGCTTTGAGAAGGCCAGGCAGATGGCGGAGGAGTACAAACGGGAGCGGGTGAGTTTCATCTTGAGTAGCATCTGTGAATATGACACCTACGTTAGGGAGGTTCTGAGCGTTGGTCCGGCGGAGGGCGGCACGTCGTGCGGGGGGAGCGCTGGGAGTGCAGGGAGTACGGGGAGTGCAGGGAGTGCAGGGAGTACGGGGAGTGCAGGGAGTACGGGGAGTGCAGGGAGTACGGGGAGTGCAGGGAGCTCCGGCGAGTCGGTATCCGAGTGGGAAGCAAGAAGAGGTGGACCGGCTGATAGCAGCCAATTGGGAGACCGCTTCCAACCGGGTGATCGCACCCAACGGGGGGGTCCCTCGCACGTCAGCCCCCCCCACCTGGTGGCAGCCCAAGAACAGCTGCAGCACCGCGACCTGATCGAGTTCTGCTGCGAACTGCTGAAAAACCCGGTGAGCGAAGAGCACTGGAAGAACAAAGTCAAGTGGgtccaaaataaaaaaagctgGAATATTGAAATCGTAAAGAAGGagcaaaacaaatttataagAGAACAAATATACTACTCGGAAGAACAATACGGCTACATAATTGGCAAGTGCATAGCCGTATATGATTGCCTCAACGCAGAACAcaatcttttaaaaaattattttgatgTAAATGTGAAGAACTTACAGTATGACAATAAAAGACACGCGTGGAAAATTTCTAGGTATGTTCCTAATCAGctgaataagaaaaattattattttgatgTGGGTGTGTATGGGTGGATGTACTCTAGGAAGCTGGGTCTCTTGTTGGccatttatttgaataaGAGGAGGCCTCTGGGCAGTGATGAGGAGGTGCTGGACAGGAGCTGCCCCTTGGTGAGGCATCTTCAGGTAGATTccagggagggggggagatgcCCTTTTCGAGAGCATTACATGGGGGAGGGTCACGCTAGAGAAGTGGCACCTACATTTCGTGACGGTGTGAAAGGGGCAGACGATCCCTCTTCCAGTAGGAGGCAGCTTGGCCCCTGCAAAGAACCCCCCCTAAGGTGTTTTCCTTCGAATGGGATAGCGGAGCGCACAACGAAGCGGTGCGTGCGGGGGGATGAAGTgggttcctcctcttctacACGTGAGGGGGGGGGTTCACCAGTTAGCGGCATAGCGAAAAAACCCGGGgaggaattaaaaaggggctaCTCGAACGCGCCGTACGGGTCGCCGGACCGAGCTTCGGAAGATGGCCACCCTGCGGAGATGGACCGGGGCGACAGGAGCGATGACGGCGATGGGAGAGATTATCGCGATGGGAGAGATGACCGCAATAGTGGCGATCATGCGGATAGCCGGAACGAACGCGCCCAGCGGGGGCGGAAGCGAAGGAAGAAGGCCGAGGGCGAAGAGGGGGGAGCCCCGAACAGCGCAACCGACGATGAGGATGCGACCAACAAAAGGAGACAATCccaaagtgaagaaaaaaaaataaaaaataaaaacaccaCGGAGGATGGGACCGACTTGAAGAAATTCTACGAGACAGTCCACCACAGAAAGTATTGCCAGCTAAAGcaaatgcacacatgcaGTGAAAAGGAGTTATTAAGTTTCCTCTCGAACGAAAACGATAGAGCCCTGTTCCTGATGGAGGATATAAACATCCAAGGACAGGACGAGTACTATTTGGTGagcattttggaaaattattACTACTACAATTTGTGCCGCAAAATGCTTAAGGTGAGGAAGAGGCTTTCCATGTGA